In one window of Desulfovibrio sp. UCD-KL4C DNA:
- a CDS encoding GNAT family N-acetyltransferase — protein MYGFELEGGFTFYKYRDFDGTKNLIEGHLKWFWDVMEKAGQIPVVFYDGSVECFESFKRLVNVEDQHFFFGFKNEKPSGVFWLNGFAQYSCFVHLAIMPDFFGKGTVMMGKGVLHHLLTARDVSGRYIFDCVKGLIPVINPLACSMAKKSGFSKVGILPQSAYLAVEDKSVDAAIFCAVRNS, from the coding sequence ATGTACGGTTTTGAACTGGAAGGAGGTTTTACGTTCTATAAATATCGTGATTTCGATGGAACGAAGAACCTTATTGAAGGGCATTTAAAATGGTTTTGGGATGTGATGGAAAAAGCTGGGCAAATTCCGGTTGTTTTTTATGATGGTTCTGTTGAATGTTTTGAGTCTTTTAAGCGACTGGTGAATGTAGAAGATCAGCATTTCTTTTTTGGATTCAAAAATGAAAAACCTTCAGGAGTGTTCTGGCTTAACGGTTTCGCTCAGTACTCATGTTTTGTTCATCTTGCTATAATGCCGGATTTTTTTGGTAAGGGAACAGTGATGATGGGAAAAGGTGTTTTGCATCATTTGCTGACAGCTCGTGACGTGTCAGGTCGTTATATTTTTGACTGTGTAAAAGGTCTCATTCCGGTAATAAATCCACTTGCCTGTAGCATGGCTAAAAAAAGTGGATTTTCGAAAGTCGGAATACTTCCGCAGTCTGCATATCTTGCTGTGGAAGATAAAAGCGTGGACGCCGCAATTTTTTGTGCGGTTAGAAATAGTTGA